One genomic segment of Jaculus jaculus isolate mJacJac1 chromosome 2, mJacJac1.mat.Y.cur, whole genome shotgun sequence includes these proteins:
- the Pop7 gene encoding ribonuclease P protein subunit p20: MDADSRAYACRSRHVRKPRGIATLPAPLASSSCAVAGARRKGAGRTEAGKAFGCSREGSRRACALHRAFGLGELASCPWESHFPALSRNQGAGLRRLLQRASEPVHRGTETDTRRMAENREPRGAVEAELDPVEYTLRKRLPHRLPRRPNDIYVNMKTDFKAQLARCQKLLDGGAKGQNACTEIYIHGLGLAINRAINIALQLQAGSFGSLQVAANTSTVELVDELEPETDTREPLTRIRNNSAIHIRVFRVTPK, from the exons ATGGACGCGGATTCCAG GGCGTACGCGTGCAGATCCCGTCACGTCCGGAAGCCTCGCGGTATTGCAACTCTCCCCGCCCCCCTCGCTTCCTCCTCCTGCGCAGTAGCGGGAGCGCGCAGGAAAGGGGCGGGAAGAACGGAAGCCGGGAAGGCGTTTGGCTGCTCGCGCGAAGGGAGCAGACGCGCATGCGCGCTGCACAGAGCTTTCGGGCTCGGCGAGTTGGCGTCTTGCCCTTGGGAGTCCCATTTTCCTGCTCTTTCCCGGAACCAGGGTGCGGGTCTGCGGCGTCTCCTTCAGAGGGCCAGCGAGCCCGTGCACCGTGGGACGGAGACG GACACACGTCGCATGGCTGAAAACCGTGAGCCCCGCGGGGCCGTGGAGGCCGAGCTAGACCCGGTGGAGTACACCCTGCGGAAACGGCTTCCCCATCGCCTGCCCCGGAGGCCTAATGACATTTACGTCAACATGAAGACTGATTTTAAGGCCCAGCTAGCCCGCTGCCAGAAGCTGCTGGACGGTGGCGCGAAGGGACAGAATGCATGCACGGAGATCTACATTCATGGCTTGGGCCTGGCCATCAACCGCGCCATCAACATCGCCCTGCAGTTGCAAGCAGGCAGCTTTGGGTCTTTACAGGTGGCTGCCAACACTTCCACCGTGGAGCTCGTAGATGAGCTGGAGCCAGAGACTGACACGAGAGAGCCGCTGACCAGGATCCGTAACAACTCCGCCATCCACATCCGGGTGTTCAGGGTCACGCCCAAGTGA